The nucleotide window TCTAAGTCGAGTTTTGGAAATTCTTCATGGATTTTCTCTAAATATCCGTCCAATCGACTCTTATCAAAAGGTAGCTTTCTGTTTCCCCCGTCTTTTACTATGTAAGTTGTCATTTGCAATCCCCATTTCATCCTTTTTTCCTCGTTGTAAAAATATCTGATTCATTTGTGCGCTTTTACTCGTCAAGTGAATAATTATGTCCATCCATGGAGCAAAAAAATTAACTTTTAAAGGAGCAAATTCCCCTCAATAAAAGTTAAAAGGCGATGAAGCAATATTTCGCTTTCGATACTATATATAGTATAACTTTTTCATTGTGAATGCAAGATATAGTGCTTTTTCTTTTTAATAGAAATCTTCAAAACTACGATAAAGACAGGGTTTTTAGCTTAAAAAAATTTTTTCTAGGTTATTATATGTGCTTTACCACACAAATCATTCTGGCTAATACCACTACTTATTGTGTCTGTTTTTTCTCTTGTCATCTACATTTAGTAACCCGAAAATCTAATTTTCCGTCTTCACAAACTCCTTTCATTCATTCTGACAAAATTGTAAGGTTCCAAGGTGATTTTGTTAGTTAACGAATAGGATAAATTGGTCTTTTCATTGTAAACTTAATGTAATAAATCAAAACTGTTTAGGAAGGATGAAGAAGAATGTTTACAAAAAAGAGAGTATTAATAATGTTAGCCACAGTTCTTCTCGCTGTCTGTGCTATTTGGGAGTACGCGATACCAACTGATGCAGCTGTTAAGTCCTATTACCTTAAAGTTGAAGAAGCCGGAAAACCTGTACAAAAAAATCAATTTAAAGGTTATGAGTACGTATCGAAAGTATATGATGATAAAGGGAAACAAAAAACGCTTACTTTCTATTCCGAAAAACAATTAACAAAAGATAATCAATTCAAAATATTAATTGGCGAAAATAAAATGGTTGTTAATTATAAAAAAATTAAAAAGGTTCCTAACAGAATTAAATATTTAGCTGGACAATAAAAACGCCTTGCATGCACCTTTTAAAAAGGTTTTGCAAAGCGTTTTCAATTTTATAAGGCGATTCCATTACCTATTTATTTCATTCAGATAATTTCTTTTTCGCGTCGCCAGTTTTATCTTCTACTTCACCTTTAGCTTTTTGAGCTTTACCTTCGACTTGTTTTCCTTTGTCGTCAGTTGCTTTTCCAAACTTATCCTTAGCGTCACCTACTACTTTGTCTTTCAATCCTTTTGCCTTATCTTTCATGCCCTTATCTTCACTCATTAATATGACCTCCTAGATTAGAATTAGTTTCTAATGAAGAATGAATGTCTTCATACTAATGTGTTCCACTTTGACATAAAATTAAACATCTTTTTTAAATAGAGTGGATAGTTTGGTTCGTTTTGGCTGCTTGGAAGATTGCTTCAATCAGTTTTAAAACTTGATATACTTCTTCGTTTGAAACGATTGGTTCACTATCATTATTTAGCACATCTACAAAATTGTTATAAAAACTAGTGGCTAATTTGCTTGGTGATACAAGTGGTAGAGTCTCCGTTGCTTTTTCGCTTGGTGGTGCCATGGTTTTCGTTAACCCTTGACCAGCTTGAATTGGCGTTGGTTCCGATAACTTAGCGAGAGCAGTTGGTTTAACAATTTCTCCACTCAAATCCCAATCTTGAATGATTCCTGTTCCTTCCGTACCTTTAACATACCAGCGAGGTAATTTGATGAAGTTGGTTGTCCCTACTTCCACTTGCGCAGTTATCCCATTTTCAAAAGTGATAAAAGAAACAAATCCATCATCTACTTCATCCCCGAGCGCAAAACTTAAATTAGCTGAAACAGATTTCACATTGCTATCAATTAAGAATAGCAGTTGATCCAATAAGTGAACGCCCCAATCAAGTACCATTCCACCACCATGCGCTTTTAGATGGCGCCAATCGCCTGGAATACCATTTGCTCCGTGTACACGTGATTCAAGATGAAAAATATCCCCAATTGTTTTTTGCTCCATCATTTCTTTGATAATCAGGAAATCCTCGTCCCAACGTCTATTTTGATGCACCATAAAATGTTTATTTTCTTTTTTAGCAGTATCCATAATAACGAGTAAATCTTCACTTGTCATCGTAACTGGTTTCTCACAAACGACGTGTTTTCCAGCTTCTAATGCACGAATCGCCAATTCTTTATGACTATCATTGGGCGTTGCAATCAGTACTGCATCTACCTCGTCATCTGTTAAAACAGACTCAAAACTCGGGTAAATTTTCAAGCCTTTACCTGATGCTGCAACTCGTTTTTCTTCTAAAATATCAAATACACCGCGAACTTCTAAATTATCAGCAGCAGAAGCAAGTGTTACGTGATAACTCCCCATCCCGCCGTACCCAATAATCACGATTTGGTATTTTTTCATTTCAAGACATCCTTCCTAAATTAAGCCCACCACATATCCAGTGGCTTATCTTTTATCAAAATGGATTGTAAATTCGTCACAGCTCGGTCAAAACCTTCATCAATCGACATTAATGGATCTTCATGTTCAATACTAACTACATAATCATAACCATAAGTTCTAAGTGCACTCATAATGTCAGACCATTCTGTTAAACTATGCCCACATCCAACCGAACGAAAAGTCCAAGCACGTGTTTGCACATCTCCATATGGTTGCATATCTGTAAGTCCATACATATTAATGTTGTCTTGATCCAAATAAGTATCCTTCGCATGGAAATGGTGAATTGCACCTGCTTTTCCAAGAATTTTAATCGCACCAACTGGATCAATACCTTGCCACCATAAATGACTAGGATCAAGGTTTACACCAATGGCATCATTTGTTTCTTCACGCAATTTTAAAATGGTGTATGGCGTGTGGCAGAGGAAACCACCATGTAATTCAATACCAATTTTCACATCTGCTGCCGCTGCAAGTTCACCAATTTCTTTCCAATAAGGAATTAGTTTCGTTTCCCATTGCCAAGCTTTAATGTCGCTATATACGGTTGGCCATGGTATCACTGGCCAGTTCGGTGCTTTGGCATCATCGCTATCTCCTGCTGTTCCTGAAAATGTATTAACAACTGGCACATTCATTAAAGAAGCTAACTTAATCGATTTACGTAAAATTTCATCTGCCGCAGCCGCCTCTGCTTTATTTGGTGAAATCGGATTGTCGTGGCAACTAAAAGCACTAATTGTTAAACCACGGCTAGTAAACTTTTCTAAATACGCAATACGAGCTGACTCGCTTTCTAGTAGTTCATCTGTTGGACAATGATGGTTCCCAGGGTTTCCGCCTGTTCCAATTTCTACTGCATCTAGTCCAGCTGCTTTTACTTTGTCTAACATATCTTCTAGTGATAAATTTGCAAATAATGGTGTAAATACGCCTAATTTCATTTTATTTCCTCCCCATTTTTTCTAGTGGTTGATGATTCCCATATGCTGGATAGGTATCTCTTCCATTTGCGCACCAATGAACCCCGTTGATAATCACTTGCTGAATGTCTGGGTGATGGTATGTTGGGTAAGATTCATGACCTGGTTGGAAATAGAAAATCCGCCCATTTCCTCGTTTATACGTAATGCCACTTCGGAATACTTCTCCACCTTCAAACCAACCTAAGAAAATTAATTCATCTGGCGCTGGAATATCAAAGTGCTCACCGTACATCTCTTCTTCGTCAAGCTCAATAAATTCACCAATTCCTTTAGCGATTGGGTGAGATGGATCTACTACCCAAAGTCGCTCTCTTTCATTTGCTTCACGCCACTTTAAATCACAACTTGTTCCCATTAAGCGCATGAAAATTTTCGACATATGACCGGAATGAAGAACAATCAGCCCCATACCTTCTAATACACGTTTTTGAACTCGGTCGACAATGTTATCTTCTACACGATCATGGCCCATGTGTCCCCACCAAATAAGGACATCTGTGCTTGCAAGAACTTCTTCAGTAAGCCCGTGTTCTGACTCTTCTAGTGTAGCTGTTCCCGCATCGAAACCAGCTTTTTCTAGAAAATGAGCAATTTGTCCATGGATGCCATCTGGATAAATCGCAAGTACTGCATCATCTTCTTTTTCATGCAAAAATTCATTCCAAACTGTAACTCGTGTCATATTACTTCTCCTCCAATAAACTTGCTAAATAGTCGCGTCCTCTACTTACACTGATTAACGGATCTTCTTCAAATGCTTCTTGTTCAATAATCAGCCACTCGGAGCCACTGTTTAAAGCTGCGGTGATATATCCTTGAATATCTAATACCCCTTCTCCGATAATCGTGCTTTCTTTTTGCTTGGCAGACCTGTCTTTAATATGCACTAAAGGAAGTCGTTGCTGGTATTTTTCAATAAAGGGAATGACACCCACACCCGCGTACTCTAGCCAATAAGTATCTAATTCCACATTCATTCCTGGTACGTTTTCTAACAACATTTCGAGACTTGTTTGATTAGAAAGCCTCTCCAACTCGTGAGCATGATTGTGGTAGCTCAACGCAAGACCTGCTTCATTGATTGTTTGCGTAATTACTTGAAGTTGTTTGCTAAATTCAAACCATTCTTCTTCCGTTTCAAAATCTGCATAAGGACATACAATATGCCTGTTTCCTAGTTCTTTTTCAAACAAAATCACATTGTCTAGATCCGCTTCTAATTGTTCTTTACTAATATGTGAACCTGCAACTTCTAGTCCAAGCTCAGCTAGTTTTGCTTTTATTTCATGAGCTGATTTCCCGTAATATCCAGCGAACTCCACACCGTCGTAACCCATTTCAGCCACTTTTTCTAGTGTTCCAAAGAAATCGAGTTCACAGGCTTCTTTGACACTCCACAATTGCAAAGCTATTTTTGCTTGCATAAAGATTCAGCCTCCTTAATTAAAATAAACTGGTTGTCCGGTTTTAGATGATTCATAAATGGCTTCTAAAATTTGTGTCACGACAAGTGCTTGTTCTGGTTTTACAACTGGCTCTGTATTGTTTAAAATTGCATCCAACCACTGTTCTGCTTCGATTAACGCAGGATCATCTCCTTCACCGTCATAAAAATCTACGCCATCTGCATCCAATTGGATTTTCTTTTCGTACATTTGACTATATGCTTCTCCGTTAATTCGTAAACCGTCTTCCATATCTGCGCCGCCTTCTGTTCCACTAAGAGAAGTTCTTGCTTCACCAACATCTAGCGTATTAAGTGCCCAGCTTGCTTCTAAAACAATCGTTGCACCATTTTCCATTGTAATGAAACCAAATGCGGAATCTTCTACCGTAAATTTCTTTGGATCCCATGAACCCCAAGCATTTGCTGCATTTTCTTTTTTGGCTAATTTATGATAACTATTTCCGACAACATATTTTGGTTTATAATTGTCCATCATCCAAAGCGTTAAATCAAGTGCGTGGGTACCAATATCAATTAGTGGTCCACCGCCTTGTGCTTCTTCATCTAGGAATACGCCCCATGTTGGTACTGCACGACGACGAATTGCTTTTGCTTTTGCATAGTAAATATCACCTAGCTCGTTATTTTCACAAATTTGGTGTAAATAATCGGAGTCTTTACGGAATCTATTTTGATAGCCAATTGTTAGTTTCTTTCCAGTACGTTCTGCCGCTGCAATCATACTTTTAGCTTCTTCCGCTGTTTTTGCCATTGGTTTTTCGCACATAACATGTTTACCGGCTTCCATTGCTGCAATCGAAATTTCAGCATGCGAAATATTTGGTGTACATACGTGAATAACGTCGATTGATTTATCTTGGAGTAAGTCTTGATAATTCGTGTATACGCTTGCATTTTCTGCACCAAATTCTTTTGCTGCTGCCTCTGCTTTTTCTCGTACAATATCGCAAAAAGCAACCATTTCTGCTTTCTCAGCTTTTAATAAGCTTGGCATATGTTTCCCGTTTGCAATGCCTCCACAACCAATAATTCCAACTTTCAATGACATATAAAAAACCTCCAATAGTTTTGATAGTTACATCATACAAAACTACTAGAGGTATTTCTTCCTGTTTTATTGCTTAATTATTCCCGTATATTGCCTTCCTGTATTTAAGTGGTGCTACTCCCATCGCTCGTTTGAATGCATGATGGAACGTTTTAACACTACTAAAGCCCGCAAGTTCTGCCACTTCAGTTACTGGAAATGCTTCATTTAATAGCATCCACTTCGCTTTATTGAGACGATAATCATTTAAAAATGTCACAAAAGTCATTCCGGTGTTTCGCTTAAAAAACTTTGTAAAATAATAAGTACTAAATCCGGTATAGTCTGCTACTTCTTGCAAGCTAACAGGTTCCTGATAATGTTTTTCTACATAGGAAAAAATTTGATCTAATTTATGTAAAGTTTCTTGTGATTTAAGTACAGCTTGTTCAGAAATCACACTGTCAGGCTGGGTTTTTATTTGTGGGATTGCACGGTAAATAAGTACAATAATCGATAGTAAATCCGCTTTTAAAATGTAGTGTTTCCCAGGTTTATCCTCGTTTGCCTCTGCGTGTATTTCCATAATCAGTGACTGCATGTTTGCAACAACTGCTTCTGGCCATTCTCTACTCAAATGAGCCATTTCTGTAAGCATTTCCCGAAGTGGTTTTCCCATGTCGTCCATCTGCATCTCTTCTTGAAATAAGCTTAAATCAAACTGAATAACAATCCGCTCACTATTTGGAGAAGCTAAAAAATAATGGACATTCCCGCCGTTAATAACTTGAATTTCGCCTTCATTTAATTGAATCGGCATATCGTTTATCCCTAAATTCAAGCTACCTTTTAATGCGTAAATTATTTCGATTTCTTTGTGCCAGTGAGGATACACAAGTACCTCACCCTCATTGATGAATGACCGAAAAGGAAAAGCTTTATTTAATTCCGGAATTTCCAAGTAATCACTCATAGTATAACTCCTCTTTTTTTCTTCATTTTATCATAAAAAAGAAGACAGCCGTTAGACTATCATCTTAAAGTTTATAAAATTAATGATTCATATGGAATTTCGTTAAACAATTTTTCAGCATTGACAACGATTGGAATTTTCGTATAGAGTAAATAACCTTCTTTTTTTAGTTCGCTCAGTGTAAGACTAAGGTATTCCCGCGTTATCCCCATAAACTTAGATAAAAATGTAGTCGATAACTCTGGAGGAATTTGGATATTACTACCATTAGAAATTCCATATTCATATCCAAGCGCTGCAATAACATGCTTGACGCGATCTTTTACTTTAAGAGTATTCAGTAAACAGCGACGTTGCAGTATCATAATTTCTTTTTTGGATTGATAAAGCATAAATTCTTCCATGCTAACGTGTTTTTCAACCATAAAAATAAAGAAGTCTCTATCCACAGCTGTAATAACACTGGCTCTTGGCGATAATAGTTTAGCTCCCATATTTCGCTTTAATTCTAGGGACATAAAGGAAGCAAAATTACAAATATCACCTTGTTTTAATAATTGATTATACCCTATGTAATCATCAATTTGTGTTCCTTTCATAACGATCCCTGTTTCAACAAAATAAATACCGGTTACAAAATCAACATCAAATAGTTCATTTTTTGAAAGCTTAATACTCATACTATGTTTTGCAAAATCACCAGACTTCTTACAAAAGTGGAGTGGATTGACTAAAATTTCATGCTGCCTTTTTTCTAATGTATTCATTATGAATTCCTCCTCTAAAGTATAATATCATACATCGAAATTACGTTAGAGATAGGATAAAACGAATTAACTATCATTCCAGCTTAAAAAGAAGATATTTTTTACTTTTTAAGTACCAAAATCAAATTTTTTGTAGTTCAAAATGAATAAATAAGGATTTTTTGTGACATTTTTGTTTCGGGTTTTTTCGATGATTTT belongs to Listeria ivanovii subsp. ivanovii and includes:
- a CDS encoding sugar phosphate isomerase/epimerase family protein yields the protein MQAKIALQLWSVKEACELDFFGTLEKVAEMGYDGVEFAGYYGKSAHEIKAKLAELGLEVAGSHISKEQLEADLDNVILFEKELGNRHIVCPYADFETEEEWFEFSKQLQVITQTINEAGLALSYHNHAHELERLSNQTSLEMLLENVPGMNVELDTYWLEYAGVGVIPFIEKYQQRLPLVHIKDRSAKQKESTIIGEGVLDIQGYITAALNSGSEWLIIEQEAFEEDPLISVSRGRDYLASLLEEK
- a CDS encoding YxeA family protein — encoded protein: MFTKKRVLIMLATVLLAVCAIWEYAIPTDAAVKSYYLKVEEAGKPVQKNQFKGYEYVSKVYDDKGKQKTLTFYSEKQLTKDNQFKILIGENKMVVNYKKIKKVPNRIKYLAGQ
- a CDS encoding helix-turn-helix domain-containing protein; this translates as MSDYLEIPELNKAFPFRSFINEGEVLVYPHWHKEIEIIYALKGSLNLGINDMPIQLNEGEIQVINGGNVHYFLASPNSERIVIQFDLSLFQEEMQMDDMGKPLREMLTEMAHLSREWPEAVVANMQSLIMEIHAEANEDKPGKHYILKADLLSIIVLIYRAIPQIKTQPDSVISEQAVLKSQETLHKLDQIFSYVEKHYQEPVSLQEVADYTGFSTYYFTKFFKRNTGMTFVTFLNDYRLNKAKWMLLNEAFPVTEVAELAGFSSVKTFHHAFKRAMGVAPLKYRKAIYGNN
- a CDS encoding CsbD family protein; the protein is MSEDKGMKDKAKGLKDKVVGDAKDKFGKATDDKGKQVEGKAQKAKGEVEDKTGDAKKKLSE
- a CDS encoding Gfo/Idh/MocA family protein, with the translated sequence MKKYQIVIIGYGGMGSYHVTLASAADNLEVRGVFDILEEKRVAASGKGLKIYPSFESVLTDDEVDAVLIATPNDSHKELAIRALEAGKHVVCEKPVTMTSEDLLVIMDTAKKENKHFMVHQNRRWDEDFLIIKEMMEQKTIGDIFHLESRVHGANGIPGDWRHLKAHGGGMVLDWGVHLLDQLLFLIDSNVKSVSANLSFALGDEVDDGFVSFITFENGITAQVEVGTTNFIKLPRWYVKGTEGTGIIQDWDLSGEIVKPTALAKLSEPTPIQAGQGLTKTMAPPSEKATETLPLVSPSKLATSFYNNFVDVLNNDSEPIVSNEEVYQVLKLIEAIFQAAKTNQTIHSI
- a CDS encoding sugar phosphate isomerase/epimerase family protein, with amino-acid sequence MKLGVFTPLFANLSLEDMLDKVKAAGLDAVEIGTGGNPGNHHCPTDELLESESARIAYLEKFTSRGLTISAFSCHDNPISPNKAEAAAADEILRKSIKLASLMNVPVVNTFSGTAGDSDDAKAPNWPVIPWPTVYSDIKAWQWETKLIPYWKEIGELAAAADVKIGIELHGGFLCHTPYTILKLREETNDAIGVNLDPSHLWWQGIDPVGAIKILGKAGAIHHFHAKDTYLDQDNINMYGLTDMQPYGDVQTRAWTFRSVGCGHSLTEWSDIMSALRTYGYDYVVSIEHEDPLMSIDEGFDRAVTNLQSILIKDKPLDMWWA
- a CDS encoding Crp/Fnr family transcriptional regulator, with the protein product MNTLEKRQHEILVNPLHFCKKSGDFAKHSMSIKLSKNELFDVDFVTGIYFVETGIVMKGTQIDDYIGYNQLLKQGDICNFASFMSLELKRNMGAKLLSPRASVITAVDRDFFIFMVEKHVSMEEFMLYQSKKEIMILQRRCLLNTLKVKDRVKHVIAALGYEYGISNGSNIQIPPELSTTFLSKFMGITREYLSLTLSELKKEGYLLYTKIPIVVNAEKLFNEIPYESLIL
- a CDS encoding Gfo/Idh/MocA family protein, translating into MSLKVGIIGCGGIANGKHMPSLLKAEKAEMVAFCDIVREKAEAAAKEFGAENASVYTNYQDLLQDKSIDVIHVCTPNISHAEISIAAMEAGKHVMCEKPMAKTAEEAKSMIAAAERTGKKLTIGYQNRFRKDSDYLHQICENNELGDIYYAKAKAIRRRAVPTWGVFLDEEAQGGGPLIDIGTHALDLTLWMMDNYKPKYVVGNSYHKLAKKENAANAWGSWDPKKFTVEDSAFGFITMENGATIVLEASWALNTLDVGEARTSLSGTEGGADMEDGLRINGEAYSQMYEKKIQLDADGVDFYDGEGDDPALIEAEQWLDAILNNTEPVVKPEQALVVTQILEAIYESSKTGQPVYFN
- a CDS encoding ThuA domain-containing protein, encoding MTRVTVWNEFLHEKEDDAVLAIYPDGIHGQIAHFLEKAGFDAGTATLEESEHGLTEEVLASTDVLIWWGHMGHDRVEDNIVDRVQKRVLEGMGLIVLHSGHMSKIFMRLMGTSCDLKWREANERERLWVVDPSHPIAKGIGEFIELDEEEMYGEHFDIPAPDELIFLGWFEGGEVFRSGITYKRGNGRIFYFQPGHESYPTYHHPDIQQVIINGVHWCANGRDTYPAYGNHQPLEKMGRK